The Lycium barbarum isolate Lr01 chromosome 12, ASM1917538v2, whole genome shotgun sequence genome includes a region encoding these proteins:
- the LOC132625028 gene encoding alpha-dioxygenase PIOX-like produces MSLSMLKNLLFSPLRGFIHKDFHGVVDRMTLVDKLLFLIVHFVDKRNLWHRLPVFFGLLYLGARRRLHQEYNLINVGRTPTGVRSNPLDYPYRTADGKYNDPFNEGVGTEFSFFGRNMLPVDQHNKLKKPDPMVVATKLLARKNFVDTGKQFNMIAASWIQFMIHDWVDHLEDTKQIELSAPKEVASNCPLKSFKFYKSKETPTGLYEIKIGHLNMRTPWWDGSAIYGSTADVLKKVRTFEDGKLKLSADGHLEQDENGKIITGDVRNTWAGLLALQALFVQEHNVVCDALKKEYPKLEDEDLYRHARLVTSAVIAKVHTIDWTVELLKTETMQAAMRTNWYGLLGKKFKDTFGHFGGSILGGYVGLKKPENHGVPYSLTEEFVSVYRMHQLLPDKLQLRSVDATPGPNKSLPLTNEIPMKDLIGGKGGENLSRIGFTKQMVSMGHQACGALELWNYPIWMRDLIAQDFDGTDRPDPIDLAALEIYRDRERSVARYNEFRRRMLQIPISKWEDLTDDEEAIKTLREVYGDDVEELDLLVGMSAEKKIKGFAISETAFFIFLLMASRRLEADRFFTSNYNEETYTKKGLKWVNTTESLKDVLDRHYPEMTEKWMNSNSAFSVWDSSPEPHNPIPLYFRVPQ; encoded by the exons ATGAGTTTGTCTATGCTCAAGAATCTCTTGTTCTCCCCTCTTCGTGGTTTCATCCACAAAGATTTTCATGGGGTCGTTGACAGAATGACTCTCGTCGACAAACTTTTGTTTCTG ATTGTTCATTTCGTTGATAAACGGAATCTGTGGCACCGGCTACCGGTGTTCTTTGGGCTACTTTATCTTGGAGCGCGACGGCGCCTTCATCAGGAATACAATTTGATCAACGTTGGTAGAACACCTACCGGCGTTAGATCAAATCCGTTAGATTACCCTTATAGAACTGCTGATGGTAAATACAATGATCCCTTCAATGAAGGAGTAGGCACTgaattttctttctttggcagGAATATGCTCCCTGTTGATCAGCATAACAAG TTAAAGAAGCCAGATCCAATGGTAGTGGCAACAAAGCTGCTAGCCCGGAAAAATTTCGTGGACACAGGAAAACAATTCAATATGATCGCTGCCTCCTGGATACAGTTTATGATTCATGATTGGGTCGATCACTTGGAAGACACTAAGCAG ATTGAACTTAGTGCACCAAAAGAAGTTGCAAGTAATTGTCCACTCAAGTCCTTCAAGTTTTACAAGTCCAAGGAAACTCCCACGGGCTTGTACGAAATCAAAATCGGTCACTTAAATATGCGTACCCCTTGGTG GGATGGAAGTGCTATTTATGGGAGCACCGCAGATGTTTTgaagaaggtaagaacttttGAAGACGGTAAGTTGAAACTATCAGCAGATGGGCACCTCGAACAAGATGAAAATGGAAAAATCATTACTGGTGATGTTCGCAACACTTGGGCAGGACTTTTGGCACTGCAGGCGCTCTTTGTTCAAGAGCATAATGTTGTTTGTGATGCTTTGAAG AAAGAATATCCAAAATTGGAGGATGAGGACTTGTATCGTCATGCAAGATTGGTGACTTCTGCTGTCATTGCAAAAGTTCACACCATAGATTGGACCGTTGAGCTTCTCAAAACCGAGACAATGCAAGCCGCAATGCGAACCAATTG GTATGGTTTACTAGGAAAAAAATTTAAGGATACATTTGGGCACTTTGGAGGTTCCATTTTGGGTGGTTATGTGGGATTGAAGAAACCTGAGAATCATGGAGTGCCCTATTCCTTGACAGAGGAATTTGTAAGTGTGTATCGGATGCATCAACTTCTACCTGATAAACTTCAGCTAAGGAGTGTAGATGCAACACCTGGACCAAACAAATCTCTGCCTTTGACCAATGA GATCCCAATGAAAGATTTAATTGGGGGCAAAGGAGGAGAGAACTTATCAAGAATCGGGTTTACTAAGCAAATGGTTTCAATGGGCCACCAAGCATGTGGAGCTCTTGAGCTTTGGAATTATCCAATATGGATGAGGGATCTTATTGCCCAAGACTTTGATGGAACTGACAGGCCAGATCCTATTGACCTTGCAGCTCTAGAAA TTTATAGGGATAGAGAAAGAAGTGTTGCTAGGTACAATGAATTTCGCAGGAGGATGCTGCAAATTCCCATCTCCAAATGGGAAGATTTGACTGATGATGAGGAAGCGATTAAAACACTTCGTGAAGTATATGGTGATGATGTAGAAGAATTAGATTTGTTAGTAGGAATGTCAGCGGAGAAAAAGATTAAGGGTTTCGCCATCTCTGAAACTGCCTTTTTCATATTTCTTCTCATGGCATCAAG GAGGCTAGAGGCAGATAGATTTTTCACCAGCAATTACAACGAGGAGACATATACGAAGAAAGGACTCAAATGGGTGAATACAACTGAAAGCTTGAAAGATGTGTTAGATCGACATTACCCTGAAATGACTGAAAAATGGATGAACTCCAATAGCGCCTTTTCAGTGTGGGACTCTTCTCCAGAACCTCACAATCCTATTCCACTCTACTTTCGTGTTCCTCAATAA